Proteins encoded by one window of Cannabis sativa cultivar Pink pepper isolate KNU-18-1 chromosome 4, ASM2916894v1, whole genome shotgun sequence:
- the LOC115713164 gene encoding uncharacterized protein LOC115713164 gives MNKKEKQEKVTEVCRSKKIGIGAFIETKVKAEKLQDMMASRFSYWDYYSSKKMEGRILLLWRKKFVNVEVIDDSKQYVHCHIKMIGQKKDYFATFVYGANTIEGRSDLWSALSMINTRGKEISALELEDSKNLIANSSVGPMNRTGSNFTWTNKQDNRIFSRIDHVFHNEDWVDNFPNTPAHFSWDTCSDHCFCVVHSTATENIGTKPFCCYKFWAEHLDYKKTVLDSWGKSLRCCGLKGIHLKTMRLKQKLKRFNRNVIGSIGEAFEKAKESYIEAQFQCQANPNNIYFLGLEHEAENQFHTQEKMYQSFLHQRSNVNWIQKGDSNTTYFHALLKKRKEENRIVSFVTEQGDLNDHFPYVVQHFISHFQGIMGKVKPTSMEIQPDCIALGPKLNLDQQVHLLKRFSLKEVRAAMFSILITKSPGPDGFGSGFFWSVWPEVGKDRNAAIALFFDTNQFPTELHNTTPSLIPKTESPSKAIDYRPFACWTTLYKCVSKLICSRLANVLPNLVSRNQGRLLKAVPLRIIFLFFRIS, from the exons ATGaataaaaaagagaaacaaGAGAAAGTTACTGAAGTTTGTAGATCTAAAAAGATAGGGATAGGGGCTTTCATTGAAACTAAAGTTAAAGCGGAGAAGTTACAAGATATGATGGCTAGTAGATTTTCTTACTGGGATTACTATTCTAGTAAAAAAATGGAAGGTCGGATTCTTTTACTTTGgagaaagaagtttgtaaatgtTGAAGTAATTGATGATTCCAAGCAATATGTTCATTGTCATATCAAAATGATAGGGCAGAAAAAAGATTACTTTGCTACCTTTGTCTATGGAGCTAATACCATAGAAGGAAGAAGTGATCTTTGGTCTGCTCTATCAATGATAAAT ACAAGGGGGAAGGAAATTAGTGCTTTGGAGCTAGAGGATTCAAAGAACTTGATAGCTAATTCCAGTGTTGGGCCTATGAATCGTACGGGATCGAATTTCACCTGGACAAACAAACAAGACAATAGGATTTTCTCTCGCATAGACCATGTGTTCCACAATGAGGATTGGGTAGATAATTTTCCAAATACGCCTGCTCACTTCTCTTGGGACACTTGCTCGGATCACTGTTTTTGTGTGGTTCACTCTACTGCTACGGAAAACATTGGCACCAAGCCGTTTTGTTGTTACAAGTTTTGGGCAGAACATCTGGATTATAAAAAGACTGTTTTGGATAGTTGGGGGAAGTCTCTGAGATGCTGTGGCTTGAAGGGGATTCATCTCAAAACTATGCGTCTCAAGCAGAAATTAAAAAGATTCAACAGAAATGTGATTGGAAGCATTGGAGAGGCCTTTGAGAAGGCCAAAGAGTCTTACATTGAGGCTCAGTTCCAATGCCAAGCTAATCCTAATAACATTTATTTCCTTGGTTTGGAGCATGAGGCGGAAAATCAGTTTCACACTCAGGAAAAAATGTACCAGAGTTTCCTTCATCAAAGAAGCAATGTCAACTGGATTCAAAAAGGGGATAGTAACACTACTTACTTTCATGCGTTATTGAAGAAGAGGAAGGAAGAAAACAGGATTGTTTCGTTTGTGACTGAACAAGGGGACTTAAATGATCACTTCCCATATGTTGTTCAACATTTCATTAGTCACTTTCAAGGCATAATGGGGAAAGTCAAACCAACTAGTATGGAGATTCAACCGGACTGCATAGCTTTGGGGCCCAAGCTTAATCTTGATCAACAGGTTCATCTCCTGAAACGCTTCTCTCTCAAAGAAGTTAGAGCTGCTATGTTTAGTATTCTTATTACTAAATCTCCTGGTCCTGATGGATTCGGATCGGGGTTCTTTTGGTCTGTTTGGCCTGAGGTGGGGAAAGATAGAAATGCTGCAATAGCTCTATTTTTCGACACCAACCAATTCCCGACAGAGTTACATAACACAACTCCCTCTCTTATCCCTAAGACTGAGAGTCCATCTAAAGCTATAGACTACCGGCCATTTGCTTGCTGGACAACCTTGTATAAATGTGtttctaagttgatttgttctAGGCTTGCTAATGTTCTTCCCAACTTAGTGAGCCGGAACCAGGGGCGTTTGTTAAAGGCTGTTCCATTGCGTATAATATTCTTATTCTTCAGGATCTCTTGA